From a single Polyangiaceae bacterium genomic region:
- a CDS encoding SMI1/KNR4 family protein: protein MSDLTEPLTDQDLPRPFTHIGESGWADRARAILAAYEVPLPAPVPAADIARRERELGIQFPVAYATFLSELGPADLDGFRFLSPQEATTLQDFYLKAELSEADRRRLAEFLSVVEYCGTDDPFVIHLPSEEVYRCGHDPLGFSCQLASFHVLARLAFLALPTSYYGFPGAKVEELVRRAQVALAGREL from the coding sequence ATGTCTGACTTAACCGAGCCGCTCACGGACCAGGACTTGCCGCGTCCGTTCACGCACATCGGCGAGTCCGGGTGGGCCGACCGGGCTCGTGCGATCCTTGCTGCATACGAAGTGCCGTTGCCGGCTCCCGTGCCGGCCGCGGACATCGCTCGGCGCGAACGTGAGTTGGGCATCCAGTTCCCGGTAGCGTATGCCACGTTTCTTTCAGAGCTGGGTCCTGCGGATCTGGACGGGTTTCGTTTCTTGTCGCCCCAAGAAGCGACGACGCTCCAGGACTTCTACCTGAAGGCTGAGCTCTCGGAAGCCGACCGACGACGTCTGGCGGAGTTTCTGAGCGTCGTCGAGTATTGCGGCACGGACGACCCGTTCGTCATCCACCTTCCCAGCGAGGAAGTGTACCGCTGTGGGCATGATCCACTTGGGTTCTCGTGCCAACTCGCATCATTCCACGTGCTTGCACGCTTGGCGTTCTTGGCTTTGCCCACGAGCTACTATGGCTTTCCCGGAGCGAAGGTGGAGGAGCTCGTCAGACGCGCTCAAGTCGCCCTCGCTGGCCGCGAGCTCTAG
- a CDS encoding YfbM family protein, with translation MAARGVHFAITEDELSALLACDGDAARLDYLQEEIEERLFHEAPDRVCESDKAWDAIHRALTDGTLEVQVGTAALAVLGGRHLYQADDYIMVLKSPAQVSQVADHLDELSEKDFRTAYDAIPAREYDGLLGDEDFDYTWSNFEDLRDFYDRASERGLHVLFTVDQ, from the coding sequence ATGGCCGCCCGAGGAGTCCACTTCGCGATCACCGAGGACGAGCTCTCCGCCCTACTCGCGTGCGATGGGGACGCGGCTCGCCTCGACTACTTGCAAGAAGAGATAGAAGAGCGGCTCTTCCACGAGGCGCCAGATCGCGTGTGCGAGAGCGACAAGGCGTGGGACGCAATCCATCGCGCGCTCACCGACGGTACTCTCGAGGTCCAGGTCGGCACAGCGGCGCTCGCCGTTCTGGGCGGGCGCCACCTGTATCAAGCGGACGACTACATCATGGTTCTCAAGTCACCGGCGCAAGTCAGTCAGGTTGCGGATCACTTGGACGAGCTGTCCGAGAAGGACTTCCGGACGGCTTACGACGCGATTCCGGCTCGCGAGTACGACGGCCTGCTTGGAGACGAGGACTTCGATTACACCTGGAGCAACTTCGAGGACCTGCGGGATTTCTACGACCGCGCGTCGGAACGCGGGCTGCACGTGCTCTTCACCGTGGACCAGTAG
- a CDS encoding endonuclease/exonuclease/phosphatase family protein: MLARICRGALAGLLACASLAVAGTAQATPENLKILTYNTAFLYLAAEHPSPVPPPLLCTACDPIALPPGIPGCECWPKISMEPNAGKYVDVSETDRALLMAQRIEATDQDVVVLNEVFSPHARKVLAQELAQNGYPYYVSRLKGVPVKDNLTVGDVLQFQYDVPKELLIIDFKAEAAGSGLMIFSKYPFMPLQGPSLGTDANCSGSKCALEGQNGALPLTHNDVSFRVYPDCVEPDCWASKGVGLVKVAAPGQPAYVAFTHMQADYEKQDWSGIREKQLETVRSTILGAIPPIERPNAHVYFAGDLNIPGANRAAPPTTDNYEWQHAFNPFVTNNAATDFFACGNGLQIGSTTQACRYGANGTAMLTDSWGFETSTTDLGYSNFEQDKRLDFLFHSSGGGRLCMQHSTIAWDLQADPDGQGGVTWLSDHFPVRGDFGMANSFCSPNDAPSVPLPSMKAHELQFGDTTCLDGTGNPCHQDEIISPPTARIQHGGNSQWFIIRQAGSYSIDITEGGQGKVAFEVYHHTDLSRPISPFDEDPTEWGTPYSMPAPPYYIRTLAVDSSGKQDRSAKMRDYTLLVHQHLCRSPMDGCFLDPGVALETPYAYTWPETLYNNPLTELSELWWKFRTSGAKNGKLSASAGAKLPKIQMQMEGTSYDCITKTTPKIEVYDDAGIPTQLLGKMDFVKTHVDTDHDWENDGLVDDLREAPGLPAKVDGKFETYFLKVTRASNYLDIANECNFQMTSYLGYHTNLTYLKPTKAETFAKLYPFGDDIIQFYVGYDEGGPHPFPPLPLSAVCSLSEPDECDLNHPQLRGYYVDAAHPTLWAMYETQLLKQWLLYGGASGIPTLDTWKNTGDDFLVYANGPNSNQADYYYYFDYHVCRTHEQNHCK, translated from the coding sequence ATGCTGGCTCGAATATGTCGTGGTGCGCTCGCGGGTCTCTTGGCGTGTGCGTCCCTTGCCGTGGCGGGGACGGCGCAGGCGACGCCCGAGAACCTCAAGATCCTGACGTACAACACCGCGTTCTTGTACTTGGCGGCGGAGCACCCTTCACCGGTGCCGCCGCCGTTGCTGTGCACGGCGTGCGACCCGATTGCGCTGCCGCCGGGGATTCCTGGGTGCGAGTGCTGGCCGAAGATCTCGATGGAGCCGAACGCGGGCAAGTACGTCGACGTGAGCGAGACGGATCGGGCGCTGCTCATGGCACAGCGCATCGAGGCGACCGATCAGGACGTGGTCGTGTTGAACGAGGTGTTCAGTCCCCACGCACGCAAGGTGCTCGCGCAAGAGCTCGCTCAGAACGGCTACCCGTACTACGTGTCGCGCCTCAAGGGCGTGCCGGTGAAGGACAACCTCACCGTGGGCGACGTGTTGCAGTTCCAGTACGACGTTCCGAAGGAGCTCTTGATCATCGACTTCAAAGCCGAAGCCGCCGGCTCGGGCTTGATGATCTTCTCCAAGTATCCCTTCATGCCGTTGCAGGGCCCCTCCCTGGGGACGGACGCCAACTGCTCGGGCTCCAAGTGCGCGCTGGAAGGGCAGAACGGCGCGCTACCGCTGACCCACAACGACGTTTCCTTCCGCGTGTACCCGGATTGCGTCGAGCCCGACTGCTGGGCGAGCAAGGGCGTAGGGTTGGTGAAGGTCGCCGCACCTGGCCAGCCTGCTTACGTGGCCTTCACCCACATGCAGGCGGACTACGAGAAGCAGGACTGGAGCGGCATCCGCGAGAAGCAGCTCGAGACGGTGCGTTCGACGATCTTGGGCGCCATTCCGCCCATCGAACGACCCAACGCACACGTGTACTTCGCGGGCGACCTGAACATTCCCGGCGCCAACCGCGCCGCGCCCCCGACCACCGACAACTACGAGTGGCAACACGCCTTCAACCCCTTCGTGACGAACAACGCGGCGACGGACTTCTTCGCCTGCGGCAACGGGCTTCAGATCGGGAGCACGACCCAAGCGTGTCGCTACGGCGCGAACGGCACCGCCATGCTCACCGACAGCTGGGGCTTCGAGACCTCCACCACGGACTTGGGCTACTCGAACTTCGAGCAGGACAAGCGCCTCGATTTTCTGTTCCACAGCTCCGGAGGCGGGCGGCTGTGCATGCAACACTCGACCATCGCCTGGGACTTGCAGGCAGATCCCGATGGGCAGGGTGGGGTGACCTGGCTCTCCGATCACTTCCCGGTGCGCGGCGACTTCGGCATGGCCAACTCCTTCTGCAGCCCCAACGACGCACCGAGCGTTCCGCTACCTTCAATGAAGGCTCACGAGCTCCAGTTCGGCGACACGACCTGTCTCGATGGTACGGGCAACCCGTGCCACCAGGACGAGATCATCTCACCGCCGACGGCTCGCATTCAGCATGGCGGCAACTCGCAGTGGTTCATCATCCGCCAGGCCGGCAGCTACTCGATCGACATCACCGAAGGCGGGCAGGGCAAGGTGGCCTTCGAGGTCTATCACCATACCGATCTCTCTCGGCCGATCTCGCCCTTCGACGAGGACCCGACCGAGTGGGGAACGCCCTACTCCATGCCCGCACCGCCCTATTACATCCGTACGCTCGCGGTCGACTCTTCCGGCAAGCAGGACCGGAGCGCCAAGATGCGCGACTACACGCTGCTGGTACACCAGCACTTGTGTCGCAGCCCGATGGACGGTTGCTTTCTCGATCCCGGCGTCGCGTTGGAGACGCCCTACGCCTACACCTGGCCGGAAACGCTCTACAACAACCCGCTCACCGAGCTCAGCGAGCTGTGGTGGAAGTTCCGCACCTCAGGCGCGAAGAACGGCAAGCTGAGCGCCAGCGCGGGAGCAAAGCTACCGAAGATCCAGATGCAGATGGAGGGCACGTCCTACGACTGCATCACCAAGACGACGCCCAAGATCGAGGTCTACGACGACGCCGGCATCCCGACGCAGTTGCTGGGCAAGATGGACTTCGTCAAGACCCACGTCGACACCGACCACGACTGGGAGAACGACGGCCTCGTGGACGACTTGCGCGAGGCGCCCGGCCTACCCGCAAAGGTCGACGGCAAGTTCGAAACGTACTTCCTCAAGGTGACGCGCGCGTCCAACTACCTGGACATCGCGAACGAGTGCAACTTCCAGATGACCAGCTACCTCGGGTACCACACCAACCTGACGTACCTGAAGCCGACCAAGGCCGAGACGTTTGCAAAGCTCTACCCCTTCGGGGACGACATCATCCAGTTCTACGTGGGCTACGACGAAGGCGGGCCGCATCCCTTCCCGCCCCTGCCGCTGAGCGCAGTGTGCTCCCTGAGCGAGCCTGACGAGTGCGACCTCAACCACCCGCAACTCCGCGGCTACTACGTCGACGCCGCGCACCCCACGCTATGGGCCATGTACGAGACCCAGTTGCTGAAGCAGTGGTTGCTCTACGGCGGCGCAAGCGGCATCCCGACGCTGGACACTTGGAAGAACACCGGTGACGACTTCCTGGTGTACGCCAATGGTCCCAACAGCAACCAAGCGGACTACTACTACTACTTCGACTACCACGTGTGCCGCACCCACGAGCAGAATCACTGCAAGTAG